In Rhododendron vialii isolate Sample 1 chromosome 9a, ASM3025357v1, the following are encoded in one genomic region:
- the LOC131300412 gene encoding uncharacterized protein LOC131300412, with protein sequence MKKTIADIFQTNDREDVYQRFARFFYGNGIPFNVARSPFWTDMVTRINNAPKGYKAPNYEKIRISLLDKEQSKVQRALTPIMQDWSTHGLSIASDGWSNLKNQQLINTMAVSGGRAIFVNGHDVSGIEKTGLNIAEFIFKAIDFVGPSNVVQVITDNASNCKAARAIIQDKHPHIFWSSCLAHTLNLLMKDIGKSSDPSLSFFNESYNKGKAVVKYIKNHGSCHFYTKLSLIWSFLKQRRLDLSMFS encoded by the exons ATGAAGAAAACAATTGCAGACATTTTTCAAACCAATGACAGGGAGGACGTGTACCAGAGGTTTGCCAGATTCTTTTATGGTAATGGCATTCCCTTCAATGTTGCGAGGTCCCCTTTTTGGACAGATATGGTTACTCGCATCAATAATGCACCAAAGGGGTACAAAGCCCCCAACTATGAGAAGATAAGAATTTCTTTGTTGGACAAAGAACAGAGCAAGGTGCAGCGTGCCCTTACCCCTATAATGCAAGATTGGAGCACACATGGATTGTCTATTGCTTCTGATGGTTGGTCAAATTTAAAGAACCAACAGTTGATTAACACCATGGCTGTGTCAGGTGGTAGAGCTATTTTTGTAAATGGGCATGATGTTTCTGGAATAGAGAAAACTGGACTCAATATTGCTGAGTTCATCTTCAAGGCCATCGATTTTGTTGGGCCCTCCAATGTGGTGCAg GTTATCACTGATAATGCATCCAATTGCAAGGCTGCGAGGGCAATAATTCAAGACAAACATCCACACATCTTTTGGTCCAGTTGCTTAGCTCATACATTGAATTTGTTGATGAAAGATATTGGTAAGAGCTCTGATCCATCTCTATCTTTCTTCAATGAGAGCTATAATAAAGGCAAAGCAGTGGTGAAGTATATAAAGAATCATGGTTCATGTCATTTTTATACAAAACTTTCCCTGATTTGGAGCTTCTTAAAACAAAGAAGACTAGATTTGAGCATGTTTTCATAG
- the LOC131299584 gene encoding zinc finger BED domain-containing protein RICESLEEPER 2-like: MVAGGDGGGAFGGCGRRLCWSMVVMDTNPTMESIHSQSAHSPPEKGVAKAKSKKSPLKKAKKPILKRKRRLTSEVWKYFDILDKPKKENLPDNENDPENPDDDENDPENPDDVIVDDEPEKCKCKKCGQVYLSDSKYGTGNMKRHLLVCLKNQTMDIGQMLVSKNGALQLAKFNPDRFRELLVHAVVRHDLPLSFVEYEGVRNIFTYLNPEAHSISRRTVRTAILSLHEKEYRTLGRNLRTLPGRVCLTSDLWTSIATDGYMSLTAHFIDANWVLHKRLLNFSYTPPPHSGVALKEKVYDLLVKWGIVNKLFSFTLDNASANDVLVDLLKNHLNLNSALVDEGSCFHSRCCAHILNLVVQMGLKEIDVVVDKIRECVKYMKGSQARKQKLLECVAQYSLDSKRGLRQDVPTRWNSTYLMLASAIYYRRAFCQLQLSDSNFKHCPSQEEWGRAEKICQFLKVFYDATCIFSGSKYPTSNLYFPKHSVILAIAVISDPRFKFQLVEYSYGKLYGESSSEVFTQCTRIREKLFGLFNEYQSKAYKPEVVQGNVVQENQGEFIEDFDAFESHSFVSSAHKNQLELYLDEPRLPRNENIDVLEYWRAHNYRYPELASMARDVLSIPISTVASESAFSVGGRVLDKYRSSLKPKIVEALICSRDWLFGGEEIDNVKLDDVIEDIMNLNLDNDQSESVGCSSSVINVEP; encoded by the exons ATGGTCGCCGGAGGCGATGGTGGAGGCGCCTTTGGTGGTTGTGGTCGTCGATTGTGTTGGtcgatggtggtg ATGGATACAAATCCTACAATGGAATCGATTCATTCTCAATCAGCACATTCACCACCTGAAAAAGGTGTAGCCAAAGCCAAGAGCAAAAAGTCTCCTCTAAAGAAGGCTAAGAAGCCTATTCTGAAGAGAAAGCGTAGGCTTACGTCTGAGGTATGGAAGTATTTTGACATTCTTGACAAGCCTAAGAAAGAGAATCTCCCTGATAATGAGAATGACCCTGAGAACCCTGATGATGATGAGAATGATCCTGAGAATCCTGATGATGTGATTGTAGACGATGAGCCTGAAAAATGCAAGTGTAAGAAATGTGGTCAGGTGTATCTTTCTGATAGTAAATATGGAACTGGAAATATGAAGCGTCATTTACTTGTTTGTTTAAAGAATCAAACAATGGATATTGGACAGATGCTTGTATCTAAAAATGGAGCATTGCAACTAGCGAAATTTAACCCTGATAGGTTTCGTGAACTGTTGGTGCATGCAGTAGTTAGACATGACTTGCCACTTAGCTTTGTCGAGTATGAGGGTGTTAGGAATATTTTTACCTACTTAAACCCAGAAGCCCACTCAATTTCAAGGAGGACTGTTAGGACTGCCATCCTTTCTCTGCATGAGAAAGAGTATCGAACTCTAGGTCGCAATTTGCGTACTTTGCCTGGTAGAGTTTGTTTGACGTCTGATTTATGGACATCTATTGCCACGGATGGTTATATGAGTCTTACTGCCCACTTTATTGATGCGAATTGGGTGTTACACAAGAGACTTCTGAATTTCTCGTACACGCCTCCACCACATAGTGGCGTTgcattgaaagagaaagtgtATGATTTGTTGGTTAAATGGGGCATCGTGAACAAGTTGTTCTCTTTTACTTTGGATAATGCTTCTGCAAATGATGTGCTTGTTGACTTGCTTAAGAATCATCTTAATTTGAATAGTGCACTTGTGGACGAGGGTAGCTGTTTTCATAGCCGTTGTTGTGCTcacattcttaacttggtagTTCAAATGGGGCTGAAAGAAATAGATGTTGTTGTTGACAAGATTAGGGAGTGTGTCAAATACATGAAAGGATCtcaagcaagaaaacaaaaattattggAATGTGTTGCACAATATTCTCTAGATTCCAAAAGAGGTTTGAGGCAGGATGTTCCAACTAGATGGAACTCAACATATCTCATGCTCGCAAGTGCCATTTACTATCGGCGTGCGTTTTGCCAGTTGCAACTTAGTGACTCGAATTTTAAGCATTGTCCTTCTCAAGAGGAATGGGGTAGAGCGGAAAAGATTTGCCAATTCTTGAAAGTTTTCTATGATGCTACTTGCATTTTCTCGGGTTCGAAATATCCTACATCAAATTTGTATTTTCCAAAG CATTCTGTGATCTTGGCAATTGCGGTTATATCTGATCCTCGTTTTAAGTTTCAGTTGGTGGAGTATTCTTATGGAAAGCTTTATGGTGAGTCATCCAGTGAGGTATTCACACAGTGTACACGAATCCGGGAAAAGCTTTTTGGTCTCTTTAACGAGTACCAATCTAAAGCTTACAAACCTGAAGTTGTTCAAGGAAACGTTGTTCAAGAAAACCAGGGCGAATTCATTGAG GATTTTGATGCATTTGAGAGCCATTCATTTGTTTCTAGTGCACACAAAAATCAGCTAGAATTGTATTTGGATGAGCCTAGGCTTCCAAGAAATGAAAATATTGATGTACTTGAATATTGGAGAGCCCACAATTATAGGTATCCGGAACTTGCATCGATGGCTCGCGATGTGTTGAGTATTCCTATTTCTACAGTTGCTTCCGAATCTGCATTTAGTGTTGGTGGTCGAGTTCTTGACAAATATCGGAGTTCTTTAAAGCCTAAAATTGTCGAGGCTTTGATATGCTCTAGGGATTGGTTGTTTGGAGGGGAAG AAATCGACAACGTGAAGTTGGATGATGTCATTGAAGACATAATGAACTTGAATCTAGACAATGATCAGTCCGAATCAGTGGGATGTTCTAGTTCCGTGATCAATGTTGAACCTTGA
- the LOC131300413 gene encoding replication protein A 70 kDa DNA-binding subunit B-like, which yields MAPNILALKDIILTTKNYTVQAMVIEKNIPRMTTTNSSLYQRMMLQDKEGNMIQATIFGDNIKVLEHTLKLYHAYSITNAAVSETPKEFRFLKNIHQLAISARTPVEEIQIDGLTPRTMKYNFTPIVALPQIRDPDPKLDVLFAILEVGPRKYINDSYVVEVRVVDQSYQPTIISLWGQFSDYEAPVMATLPGNFPVAIGLRLKTSTYYGLTLATRSTSSFIFNLPIPEATTLQSWCVINARKIKELPTAPSAQLLMPKPTEYSEDDIIKIVNLPISVDKTQYLNVQGIARVTDFTQNFYYLACSLCNKATNAFGDGDFLCNYCVQKVPALTKIKFNVQITDLTGKIEATVFSEVASEFYGITATNAIDGQLPLPILQKLGKPKKCIVTLKAYMYSYAGISQLKFNVHSISGEDIAETTNHSEIIFALPPNTPNKKSKKRDHKSTTQAP from the exons ATGGCTCCAAACATTTTAGCATTGAAAGATATCATCCTCACAACCAAAAACTATACAGTGCAGGCAATGGTCATTGAAAAGAACATCCCAAGAATGACAACCACCAACAGTTCCCTATATCAAAGGATGATGCTCCAAGACAAAGAG GGAAACATGATACAAGCAACAATCTTTGGAGACAACATCAAAGTTTTGGAACATACGCTCAAGCTCTACCATGCGTATTCCATTACAAATGCTGCTGTTAGCGAAACTCCAAAAGAGTTTCGCTTCCTGAAAAATATACACCAGTTGGCCATTAGCGCGCGCACACCAGTTGAAGAAATACAAATTGATGGACTTACACCGAGGACAATGAAATACAACTTCACTCCAATCGTCGCTCTCCCGCAAATCAGAGACCCTGATCCAAAACTAG ATGTGCTGTTTGCTATTTTGGAAGTTGGACCACGGAAATATATAAATGACTCATATGTCGTGGAAGTTCGAGTAGTCGATCAAAG TTACCAACCAACAATTATATCACTGTGGGGCCAATTTAGTGATTATGAAGCACCTGTAATGGCAACTTTGCCAGGCAATTTCCCAGTGGCAATTGGATTGCGATTGAAAACTTCAACATACTACG GTCTAACGCTTGCCACACGAAGCACGTCAAGTTTCATCTTCAACCTGCCAATACCAGAGGCAACTACACTGCAGTCATG GTGTGTAATCAacgcaagaaaaatcaaagaactGCCAACAGCACCATCAGCGCAGCTTCTGATGCCAAAGCCAACCGAATATTCAGAAGATGATATCATCAAAATTGTCAACCTCCCCATATCAGTAGACAAG ACACAGTACCTGAATGTGCAAGGCATAGCAAGAGTCACCGATTTCACACAAAACTTCTATTACCTCGCTTGCTCACTCTGCAATAAAGCAACAAATGCATTTGGAGATGGAGATTTTTTGTGCAACTACTGTGTCCAAAAAGTACCAGCCctaacaaa GATCAAATTCAATGTCCAGATCACAGATCTAACTGGAAAAATTGAAGCAACAGTGTTTTCAGAGGTTGCATCAGAATTCTATGGCATTACAGCAACAAATGCAATCGAT GGACAACTTCCCCTTCCAATTCTTCAGAAACTTGGCAAACCAAAGAAATGCATCGTCACATTGAAGGCCTACATGTACAGTTATGCAGGAATCAGCCAATTAAAGTTCAACgttcactctatctctggcgaAGACATCGCAGAGACAACAAACCATTCGGAAATCATTTTCGCTCTACCTCCAAACACTCCAAATAAGAAAAGCAAAAAGAGAGACCACAAGTCCACAACCCAAGCACCTTAG
- the LOC131300411 gene encoding F-box/kelch-repeat protein At3g06240-like, whose translation MSRLPEETMMMILLRLPVKTLGQCKCVSKSWRFLISNPFFVKSHLNLTISDPNTNKYSKLFMMYPFYSLDYESPSSFKDIEDDEAIVDLGSPPKEPDLGVEIVGSCNGLICLLYLPDSFILWNPTIKESKELPTPPFSPSYGDLCFRGFGYNSSIDDYKVVRAPRANANPNQFIVEVFSLKAYSWRRIEDIKDSLVIEEGDVGSCLNGALHWLGSRVAGPNKRVIVSLDLGTEEFREIPIPDCDNTNGTISFNTLGMINGCLSLLSNEGRPRNVGIWEMKEYGVNASWTKLIVLPQDDFLICGYLVPICFTSNGDVVIDNDGMSVVRYNHKKKTVRNLKVRSEDVIEWILYVESLISPNGY comes from the coding sequence ATGTCGAGACTTCCAGAGGAAACTATGATGATGATCCTCTTACGACTGCCCGTCAAGACTCTCGGTCAATGCAAGTGCGTTTCCAAGTCATGGCGTTTTTTAATTTCCAATCCCTTTTTTGTTAAATCCCACTTGAATCTCACAATTTCAGACCCCAACACCAACAAATACTCCAAACTCTTCATGATGTACCCGTTTTACTCCCTTGACTATGAGTCCCCATCGTCGTTCAAAGATATCGAAGACGATGAGGCCATAGTAGATCTGGGTTCTCCACCTAAAGAACCAGACCTTGGTGTCGAAATCGTGGGTTCTTGTAATGGCTTGATCTGTTTGTTGTATCTCCCGGATTCCTTCATCTTGTGGAACCCAACAATCAAAGAGTCAAAAGAGTTACCAACCCCGCCTTTTTCGCCCTCTTATGGCGATTTGTGCTTCAGAGGATTCGGTTATAATTCCTCCATCGACGATTACAAGGTGGTAAGAGCCCCTAGAGCAAATGCAAATCCCAACCAATTCATAGTTGAAGTTTTTAGTCTTAAGGCCTATTCTTGGAGAAGGATTGAAGACATTAAAGATAGTCTTGTTATTGAAGAAGGAGATGTGGGAAGTTGTTTGAATGGGGCTCTACATTGGCTAGGAAGCAGGGTTGCAGGTCCTAATAAAAGagtgattgtttctcttgatTTGGGAACAGAGGAATTCAGGGAGATACCAATACCTGATTGTGACAACACGAATGGCACTATTTCCTTCAATACCTTGGGCATGATCAATGGATGCCTCAGTTTACTTTCGAATGAAGGCAGACCTAGAAATGTTGGGATATGGGAAATGAAGGAATACGGCGTAAATGCGTCTTGGACTAAACTTATAGTCCTCCCGCAAGATGATTTCTTGATCTGCGGTTACTTGGTTCCGATATGCTTTACGAGTAACGGTGATGTTGTGATTGATAATGATGGGATGAGTGTGGTTAGGTACAATCACAAGAAGAAAACAGTGAGAAATCTTAAGGTTCGCAGTGAAGACGTCATCGAATGGATATTATATGTAGAGAGTCTGATCTCTCCTAATGGTTACTAG